In one Streptomyces sp. NBC_01288 genomic region, the following are encoded:
- a CDS encoding winged helix-turn-helix transcriptional regulator, which produces MATKSKQARQIEPGTYEAYMHDCPAVALLSTISNRWVSLTMCTLGSYGEPMRYSHISREIPGVSQKMLTQTLRMLERDGMVDRTVTPTVPVRVDYELTPLGQGLYGLLSQVRDWAAEKTDEVDEARGRYDTRQTDQ; this is translated from the coding sequence ATGGCCACCAAGTCGAAGCAGGCGCGTCAGATCGAGCCCGGCACATACGAGGCGTACATGCACGACTGCCCCGCGGTGGCCCTGCTCTCGACGATCAGCAACCGGTGGGTCAGCCTGACGATGTGCACCCTCGGGTCGTACGGCGAGCCAATGCGCTACAGCCACATCAGCCGCGAGATCCCGGGCGTGAGCCAGAAGATGCTCACCCAGACGCTGCGCATGCTCGAACGCGACGGCATGGTGGACCGGACGGTCACCCCGACCGTGCCGGTCCGCGTCGACTACGAGTTGACCCCGCTCGGGCAAGGTCTGTACGGCCTGCTGTCCCAGGTGCGCGACTGGGCGGCCGAGAAAACGGACGAGGTCGACGAGGCGCGAGGGCGCTACGACACCCGGCAGACCGACCAGTGA
- a CDS encoding EF-hand domain-containing protein translates to MSSEFQRTKLRAMFEAFDADGNGYLEEADFAALADRWGRLPRVREGSELAARVDGVLKGWWQQLSDTVDTDRDGRIDMDDLLAMVDLLPTIPEAVTATADTIFDAVDENADGRISRGEHQRLVDTWHGRPVETGGAFDRLDQDADGYLSRPEFAALWTQFWISDDPAEPGNLMCGPISAG, encoded by the coding sequence ATGTCCAGCGAGTTCCAGCGGACCAAGCTCCGGGCCATGTTCGAGGCGTTCGACGCGGACGGCAACGGCTATCTGGAGGAGGCGGACTTCGCGGCCCTGGCGGACCGCTGGGGCCGGCTGCCGCGGGTGAGAGAGGGATCGGAACTGGCGGCGCGCGTGGACGGCGTACTCAAGGGCTGGTGGCAGCAACTGTCGGACACCGTGGACACGGACCGGGACGGCCGGATCGACATGGACGACCTCCTCGCCATGGTGGACCTGCTGCCGACCATCCCCGAGGCCGTCACCGCCACCGCCGACACCATCTTCGACGCGGTCGACGAGAACGCCGACGGGCGCATCTCGCGCGGCGAGCACCAGCGGCTCGTCGACACCTGGCACGGGCGGCCCGTGGAGACCGGCGGTGCCTTCGACCGGCTCGACCAGGACGCCGACGGCTACCTCAGCCGCCCCGAGTTCGCCGCGCTGTGGACCCAGTTCTGGATCAGCGACGACCCTGCCGAACCCGGCAACCTGATGTGCGGCCCGATCAGCGCCGGGTGA
- a CDS encoding helix-turn-helix domain-containing protein: MSSTAAAVGAKIRLRRQQRGMSAAEMARRAGLSKATLSQLEAGNGNPTIDTLDAIAIALRIPIADLLARDADTGPVFRPGTDIEPGEVSRELLRRISSGNSLEIWRLRIPPETELAGVPHATGTIEHLLIATGHVTAGPVDAPEDLGPGDMLAFAGDAPHFYRTGAEEVDITVVFASPIST, translated from the coding sequence GTGAGCAGTACCGCGGCCGCGGTCGGCGCGAAGATCCGGCTGCGCCGTCAGCAGCGCGGGATGAGCGCCGCGGAGATGGCTCGGCGCGCCGGGCTGAGCAAGGCCACCCTGTCGCAGTTGGAGGCCGGGAACGGCAATCCCACGATCGACACCCTGGACGCGATCGCGATCGCCCTGCGCATCCCGATCGCCGACCTGCTGGCGCGCGACGCCGACACCGGGCCGGTCTTCCGGCCGGGCACGGACATCGAACCCGGGGAAGTATCAAGGGAGTTGCTACGTCGGATCAGCAGCGGCAACAGCCTGGAGATCTGGAGGCTGCGCATCCCGCCGGAGACGGAGCTGGCCGGCGTACCGCACGCCACCGGCACCATCGAGCACCTGCTCATCGCCACCGGGCACGTCACCGCCGGCCCCGTCGACGCGCCGGAGGACCTGGGCCCGGGCGACATGCTCGCGTTCGCCGGAGACGCCCCGCACTTCTACCGGACCGGCGCCGAGGAGGTCGACATCACCGTCGTCTTCGCCTCTCCCATCAGCACCTGA
- a CDS encoding FAD-dependent oxidoreductase: MNTHITIIGAGLGGLTLARVLHVHGIPATVYEAEPAPTARAQGGMLDIHEDNGQPALDAAGLTEEFRGLVLEGREATRVLAPDGTVLFDDDSTRGRPEVLRGELRRILLDSLPAGTVRWGHKVSGVRALGEGRHEVTFADGTAVTTSLLVGADGAWSRVRPLLSGATPEYTGKSYIETYLYDADDRHPAVAKAVGGGSLFALAPGKGIQAHRESGGTLHTYVALSRPQSWFADIDFTDSATAARRIAREFDGWAPELTALITDSDTPLVLRPLHALPVAHRWDRVPGITLLGDAAHLSAPNGEGANLAMYDGAELGKALAARPENPEAALTAYEQPLFPRSAAAATDGADLNEVLFGDNAPQSLLDMFSGGGGSEIR; this comes from the coding sequence ATGAACACGCACATCACGATCATCGGCGCCGGACTCGGCGGCCTCACCCTCGCCCGCGTCCTGCACGTGCACGGCATCCCGGCCACCGTCTACGAGGCGGAGCCCGCCCCGACCGCACGTGCCCAGGGCGGGATGCTCGACATCCACGAGGACAACGGCCAGCCGGCCCTCGACGCGGCAGGCCTGACCGAGGAGTTCCGCGGCCTCGTCCTGGAGGGCCGCGAGGCGACACGCGTCCTCGCCCCGGACGGGACCGTCCTCTTCGACGACGACAGCACGCGAGGACGCCCCGAGGTACTGCGCGGCGAACTGCGCCGCATCCTTCTCGACTCGCTCCCGGCCGGCACCGTCCGGTGGGGCCACAAGGTCAGCGGCGTCCGCGCTCTCGGCGAGGGCCGCCACGAGGTGACCTTCGCCGACGGCACCGCCGTCACCACAAGCCTCCTGGTCGGCGCGGACGGCGCATGGTCACGGGTCCGCCCGCTGCTGTCCGGCGCGACACCCGAATACACCGGCAAGTCGTACATCGAGACCTACCTGTACGACGCCGACGACCGCCACCCCGCGGTCGCGAAAGCGGTCGGCGGCGGCTCCTTGTTCGCACTCGCCCCGGGCAAGGGCATCCAGGCACACCGCGAGAGCGGCGGCACCCTCCACACCTACGTGGCGCTGTCCAGGCCGCAGAGTTGGTTCGCCGACATCGACTTCACGGACTCCGCCACGGCGGCCCGGCGGATCGCGCGGGAATTCGACGGCTGGGCTCCCGAACTCACCGCCCTGATCACCGACAGCGACACCCCGCTGGTCCTACGACCCCTCCACGCTCTCCCCGTCGCGCACCGCTGGGACCGCGTGCCCGGCATAACCCTGCTCGGCGACGCCGCCCACCTCTCGGCCCCGAACGGCGAGGGCGCCAACCTCGCCATGTACGACGGCGCGGAACTCGGCAAGGCTCTCGCCGCCCGCCCTGAGAACCCCGAGGCCGCCCTCACCGCATACGAGCAGCCCCTCTTCCCTCGTAGCGCCGCGGCCGCAACGGATGGCGCCGACCTGAACGAGGTGCTCTTCGGCGACAACGCTCCGCAGAGCCTGCTCGACATGTTCAGCGGAGGTGGCGGTTCAGAAATTCGGTGA
- a CDS encoding threonine aldolase family protein yields MSTSTIATTPSSRAFISDNMAGASPEIARAVADAAAGQVLPYGNDPFTDSARRRLGEIFERDVDVFPVSTGSAANGLSLAALTPPWGSVLSHPDSHINTDECGAPEFFTNGAKLVGVPGADSKIDPEALRTAVRRRAGDVHSVQPSAVSISQATESGSVYTLAEIRELSGIAKDAGLRVHMDGARFANALVQLGATPAEMTWKAGVDVLSFGATKNGAMTADAIVSFDPALAGELAFRAKRAGQLASKMRFNTAQIDAYLTDDLWLRNARQANAMAARLGDGLKSIAGAGLLATPQANILFCRLPQQVTEGLLAEGYAFYHDRWEPGIVRFVTAFSHSADDIDQLLDAVRRHTR; encoded by the coding sequence ATGAGCACCTCCACCATCGCCACCACTCCCTCCAGTCGCGCCTTCATCAGCGACAACATGGCCGGGGCGTCCCCGGAGATAGCCCGTGCCGTCGCCGACGCGGCCGCCGGGCAGGTTCTGCCGTACGGCAACGACCCCTTCACCGACAGCGCCCGCCGCAGGCTCGGCGAGATCTTCGAGCGGGACGTCGATGTCTTCCCGGTCTCCACCGGGTCCGCGGCCAACGGCCTGAGCCTGGCCGCCCTCACCCCGCCCTGGGGGAGTGTGCTCTCCCACCCGGACAGCCACATCAACACCGACGAATGCGGCGCGCCGGAGTTCTTCACCAACGGGGCCAAGCTCGTCGGTGTCCCGGGCGCCGACAGCAAGATCGACCCCGAGGCGCTGCGGACGGCGGTGCGTCGCCGGGCCGGTGACGTGCACAGTGTGCAGCCGTCCGCGGTGAGCATCAGCCAGGCCACCGAGAGCGGCAGCGTCTACACCCTGGCGGAGATCCGCGAACTGTCCGGCATCGCCAAGGACGCGGGCCTGCGCGTCCACATGGACGGGGCGCGCTTCGCCAACGCCCTGGTCCAACTCGGCGCCACCCCGGCCGAGATGACATGGAAGGCGGGCGTCGACGTGCTGTCCTTCGGCGCCACCAAGAACGGTGCGATGACCGCCGACGCCATCGTCTCCTTCGACCCCGCGCTCGCCGGTGAACTCGCCTTCCGCGCCAAGCGCGCCGGGCAACTCGCCTCCAAGATGCGCTTCAACACGGCCCAGATCGACGCGTACCTCACCGACGATCTCTGGCTGCGCAACGCCCGGCAGGCCAACGCGATGGCAGCCCGACTCGGCGACGGCCTCAAGTCCATCGCCGGGGCAGGTCTGTTGGCCACTCCGCAGGCCAACATCCTCTTCTGCCGCCTGCCTCAGCAGGTCACCGAAGGACTCCTCGCCGAGGGCTACGCCTTCTACCACGACCGGTGGGAGCCGGGCATCGTCCGCTTCGTCACCGCCTTCTCGCACAGTGCCGACGACATCGACCAACTGCTGGACGCGGTCCGCCGCCACACCCGCTGA
- a CDS encoding NAD-dependent protein deacetylase, producing MRMRPTLSWTPATADLLPGTTDLEPVVDALSAGGVLVLSGAGISTESGIPDYRGEGGSLSRHTPMTYQDFTASAHARRRYWARSHLGWRTFGRARPNAGHLAVAAFARDAHVSGVITQNVDGLHQAAGSEGVVELHGSLDRVVCLSCRAISPRRELARRLEAANPGFEPVAAGINPDGDADLTDAQVGDFRVVPCADCGGVLKPDVVFFGEAVPPQRVELCRRLVRESTALLVLGSSLTVMSGLRFVRQAAQEGKPVLIVNRDPTRGDPHARTRVALPLGTGLTTVADRLGIPVGGPADRGTGLSE from the coding sequence ATGCGCATGCGCCCCACCCTGAGCTGGACCCCCGCGACAGCGGATCTGCTGCCGGGCACAACCGACCTGGAGCCGGTCGTCGACGCGCTGAGCGCCGGCGGTGTGCTGGTGCTCAGCGGGGCGGGCATCTCCACGGAGTCGGGCATCCCCGACTACCGGGGCGAGGGCGGGAGCCTGAGCCGGCACACCCCGATGACCTACCAGGACTTCACCGCAAGCGCGCACGCGCGGCGCCGGTACTGGGCGCGCAGCCACCTCGGCTGGCGCACCTTCGGGCGGGCCCGCCCCAACGCCGGACACCTTGCGGTGGCCGCCTTCGCCCGGGACGCCCACGTCTCGGGCGTGATCACCCAGAACGTCGACGGCCTGCACCAGGCCGCCGGCAGCGAGGGCGTCGTGGAACTCCACGGCAGCCTGGACCGGGTCGTGTGCCTCTCCTGCCGTGCCATCAGCCCGCGCCGCGAACTCGCCCGGCGCCTGGAGGCCGCGAACCCCGGCTTCGAACCGGTCGCGGCCGGAATCAACCCGGACGGCGACGCGGACCTCACCGACGCGCAGGTCGGGGACTTTCGCGTCGTGCCGTGCGCCGACTGCGGGGGCGTCCTCAAACCGGACGTGGTGTTCTTCGGCGAGGCGGTTCCGCCGCAGCGCGTCGAGCTGTGCCGGCGGCTGGTCCGCGAGTCGACCGCGCTGCTGGTCCTCGGCTCGTCGCTGACGGTGATGTCCGGGCTGCGGTTCGTCCGTCAGGCAGCGCAGGAGGGCAAGCCTGTACTGATCGTCAACCGGGACCCCACCCGGGGCGACCCGCACGCCCGCACCCGGGTCGCCCTGCCGTTGGGAACGGGACTGACCACCGTCGCCGACCGGCTCGGCATCCCGGTCGGCGGGCCGGCGGACCGAGGAACAGGTCTGTCTGAATGA
- a CDS encoding glutamate decarboxylase, whose product MPIPHTDVMPEAEFDTLTVSRGGGLPPAVDLLQPVDELPEFASEPDLVCRRVRDELMLDGNARLNLATFVTTWMEPQARELMAETAEKNLADRAEYPQITAMEERCVRMLARLWHAPHAEQVRGCSTTGSSEAAMLGGLALKRRWQERRRAQGKDTSRPNIVMGANVQVCWKKFANYFEVEPRYVPMEPGRYHLTADTLTAYCDDNTIGVVTILGSTFDGSYEPVADICMALDGYQAATGTDIPVHVDGASGAMVAPFLDPGLMWDFQLERVASINTSGHKYGHVFPGLGWALWRNAEALPDDLVFEVDYLGGSSPSFTLNFSRPGAHVVAQYYSFLRYGVEGLRSLAAQSRSTARALAARIETIAPYELITDGSELPAFAFRLTPGTRGFTVFDVSHAMRARGWHLPAYSFPAPCQDVSVLRLVVRTGFTAELAGMFIADLTEVTRNLHETRPTLAPPHQPLVTA is encoded by the coding sequence ATGCCCATCCCGCATACCGACGTCATGCCCGAAGCCGAGTTCGACACCCTGACCGTTTCCCGCGGCGGCGGTCTCCCGCCGGCCGTCGACCTCCTCCAGCCCGTCGACGAGCTGCCCGAGTTCGCGTCGGAGCCCGACCTGGTCTGCCGCCGGGTACGCGACGAACTGATGCTCGACGGCAACGCGCGTCTCAACCTCGCCACCTTCGTGACGACCTGGATGGAGCCGCAGGCAAGGGAGTTGATGGCGGAGACCGCCGAGAAGAACCTCGCCGACCGCGCCGAGTACCCGCAGATCACGGCGATGGAAGAGCGCTGCGTACGGATGCTCGCCCGGCTCTGGCACGCGCCGCACGCGGAGCAGGTCCGCGGCTGCTCGACCACCGGCTCCAGTGAGGCGGCCATGCTCGGCGGGCTCGCGCTCAAGCGCCGCTGGCAGGAACGCCGCCGCGCCCAGGGCAAGGACACCTCACGCCCGAACATCGTGATGGGCGCGAACGTCCAGGTGTGCTGGAAGAAGTTCGCCAACTACTTCGAGGTGGAGCCGCGTTACGTCCCGATGGAGCCGGGCCGCTACCACCTCACGGCCGACACCCTCACCGCCTACTGCGACGACAACACCATCGGCGTCGTGACCATCCTCGGGTCCACCTTCGACGGTTCCTACGAGCCCGTCGCGGACATCTGCATGGCCCTGGACGGCTACCAGGCCGCCACCGGCACCGACATCCCCGTGCATGTCGACGGCGCGTCCGGCGCGATGGTCGCCCCGTTCCTCGACCCGGGCCTCATGTGGGACTTCCAGCTCGAACGCGTCGCCTCCATCAACACCTCGGGGCACAAGTACGGCCACGTCTTCCCCGGCCTGGGCTGGGCGTTGTGGCGCAACGCCGAAGCCCTCCCCGACGACCTGGTGTTCGAGGTCGACTACCTCGGCGGCAGCTCCCCCAGCTTCACCCTCAACTTCTCCCGCCCGGGCGCGCATGTCGTCGCGCAGTACTACAGCTTCCTCCGCTACGGCGTCGAAGGGCTGCGCAGTCTGGCGGCGCAGAGCCGCTCCACGGCCCGCGCACTCGCCGCGCGCATCGAGACCATCGCACCCTACGAGTTGATCACCGATGGCTCCGAACTCCCGGCGTTCGCCTTCCGGTTGACGCCCGGCACGCGGGGCTTCACGGTGTTCGACGTCTCCCACGCGATGCGGGCCCGAGGCTGGCACCTGCCCGCCTACAGCTTCCCCGCGCCCTGCCAGGACGTCTCCGTCCTACGTCTCGTGGTGCGCACCGGGTTCACCGCCGAACTCGCCGGGATGTTCATCGCCGACCTGACCGAGGTCACCAGGAACCTCCACGAGACCCGCCCGACGCTCGCGCCGCCGCACCAGCCACTCGTCACCGCCTGA
- a CDS encoding alpha/beta hydrolase, translated as MTPEIPSAPKLPVPMAGTIAPPDLADSTLLHVSPDPQMTLGAVEIESHPDVAFSTVDLPNGESRELKADILRPASGDRLPLVVFLPGGAFLRCNKAMAFDVRRHVAESGFVVASVEYRVAPDGGTYLDSVHDVRAALACLRQHADDFGIDPRAVALWGESAGGHVAALTGVTNDLPEFSGDTGPASTGAVQAVVDAFGTSLLSAIADDFDEEARLHYQRTATHFSAYVGKAGALFSEIPEAVSAADPATYVTASAPPFLLLHGSDDMLVSSSQTQHVHKALLSAGVDSTRYVVAGANHGDFGVLADSDAALAWSSATVMGVITEFLNRHLR; from the coding sequence ATGACTCCTGAGATCCCGTCCGCCCCCAAGCTCCCCGTGCCCATGGCCGGCACCATCGCGCCACCCGACCTCGCCGACAGCACCTTGCTGCATGTCAGCCCGGATCCGCAGATGACCCTTGGCGCGGTCGAGATCGAAAGCCACCCTGACGTCGCGTTCAGCACCGTGGATCTACCGAACGGAGAGTCGCGCGAGCTGAAGGCCGACATTCTGCGGCCCGCGTCGGGAGACCGGCTTCCGCTGGTCGTCTTCCTTCCCGGTGGTGCGTTCCTTCGCTGCAACAAGGCGATGGCGTTCGACGTTCGTCGACACGTCGCCGAATCGGGTTTTGTCGTCGCCAGTGTCGAATACCGCGTCGCACCCGACGGTGGCACGTACCTGGATTCCGTCCACGATGTGCGGGCCGCCCTCGCCTGTCTGCGGCAGCATGCGGATGACTTCGGTATCGACCCGCGTGCGGTTGCCCTCTGGGGAGAGTCGGCCGGTGGTCATGTGGCGGCGCTGACGGGTGTCACGAATGACCTGCCCGAGTTCTCCGGAGACACGGGGCCCGCCTCAACAGGTGCCGTGCAGGCGGTGGTTGACGCCTTCGGCACCTCCCTGCTCTCGGCGATCGCCGACGACTTCGACGAGGAGGCGCGACTTCACTACCAGCGCACGGCCACGCATTTCTCGGCCTACGTCGGCAAGGCAGGCGCACTGTTCTCGGAGATTCCCGAGGCAGTGAGCGCCGCGGACCCCGCGACCTACGTGACGGCTTCGGCGCCGCCCTTCCTGCTCCTCCACGGCAGCGACGACATGCTCGTCTCCTCCTCCCAGACGCAGCACGTGCACAAGGCCCTTCTCAGCGCCGGCGTGGACAGCACCCGCTATGTCGTGGCCGGGGCAAATCACGGCGATTTCGGAGTCCTCGCGGATTCGGATGCCGCCCTTGCCTGGTCGTCCGCGACCGTCATGGGCGTCATCACCGAATTTCTGAACCGCCACCTCCGCTGA
- a CDS encoding zinc-binding dehydrogenase, whose product MRAAVVKKTGGPEAVEVLEVPLPEPGPFEIRVKVAAAALNPADAAVWGGFFGPLDEVEYTGLGLDAAGTIDAVGTGVLLKIGTPVIVFHAPVQRPTKAQAEYLVTDLNSIAPAPEGMDLTLAATIPLNAMTASMALDHLPLRPRDTLLITGAAGAVGGYAVELARTRGVRIVAQGRPEDDEFLRERGATWFVSRDEQLSDAVRRFVPEGVDGVLDAAALGAPALAAVRDGGVFVSVRMDALPTPERGVVVRNTSAGPEPTRLAHLSALAEVGVLTPRVAQTYPLSQAAEAHAQLARGGRRGRIVLVP is encoded by the coding sequence ATGCGCGCTGCAGTCGTCAAGAAGACCGGTGGACCCGAGGCCGTCGAGGTCCTGGAGGTTCCCCTCCCGGAACCTGGCCCCTTCGAGATCCGCGTCAAGGTCGCGGCCGCCGCGCTGAATCCCGCCGACGCCGCCGTGTGGGGCGGGTTCTTCGGGCCGCTGGACGAGGTCGAATACACCGGCCTCGGTCTGGACGCCGCCGGGACGATCGACGCGGTCGGTACGGGCGTTCTCCTCAAGATCGGAACGCCGGTCATCGTGTTCCACGCCCCCGTACAGCGCCCCACCAAGGCCCAGGCCGAGTACCTGGTGACCGACCTCAACTCCATCGCCCCCGCCCCTGAGGGCATGGACCTGACACTCGCGGCGACGATCCCCCTCAACGCGATGACCGCCTCGATGGCCCTGGACCACCTCCCGCTGCGCCCTCGCGACACCCTGCTCATCACGGGCGCCGCCGGGGCCGTGGGTGGCTACGCCGTCGAGTTGGCACGGACGCGGGGTGTGCGGATCGTCGCGCAGGGGCGGCCGGAGGACGACGAGTTCCTCCGCGAGCGTGGTGCCACCTGGTTCGTGTCGCGCGACGAGCAACTGAGCGACGCGGTACGCCGGTTCGTGCCGGAAGGCGTGGACGGCGTGCTCGACGCGGCGGCCCTGGGCGCACCCGCGCTGGCGGCCGTCCGCGACGGCGGCGTCTTCGTGAGCGTGCGGATGGACGCGCTGCCGACGCCGGAGCGGGGCGTGGTCGTACGCAACACCAGCGCCGGCCCCGAACCCACGCGTCTCGCCCACCTGTCCGCCCTCGCCGAGGTAGGCGTCCTGACACCACGCGTGGCGCAGACCTACCCCCTGTCCCAGGCCGCCGAGGCCCACGCCCAGCTCGCCCGGGGCGGCCGGCGCGGCCGGATCGTACTGGTGCCGTAG
- a CDS encoding peptidoglycan-binding protein, which translates to MSLFGHSHQLSRRRLLTLAGGAVVATATGIGFAQSASAASTATGYGIDYSDASLTAGSVAAAGYGFVCRYLSWLPNSKVLTLSEAQALTAADLGIVSNWESDGLQDWQSGVPSDPYSQGAGHATEAQRQALANGMPSSRPIYFSVDFDLQPSMYSALNSYFDGVASVIGRSRTGAYGGYHVIGELFDNGKIAWGWQTYAWSGGNWDSRAQLRQVQNDITVSGHDADLDQAMAADFGQWGGTGGGGGGVILPSWPNITDGMTGPSVQAAQYLLRYHGASITADGQFGSGTLAATKSFQSAHGLGVDGQIGPQTWSALIVQVQDGSSGDAVRAAQVELNRFGYGLTVDGNFGSGTVSAARAFQSAHSLGADGQVGPQTWQMLVGTGNGASGGSTVAPPWPNVIDGDTGNNVLAAQYLLRYHGASITADGQFGSATLAAAKSFQSAHGLGVDGQIGPQTWSALIVQVQDGSSGDAVRAAQVELNKFGYGLAVDGSFGAGTVSAARAFQSAHGLGVDGQVGPQTWQMLVGS; encoded by the coding sequence ATGAGCCTGTTCGGCCACAGCCATCAATTGTCTCGACGCAGGCTGCTGACCCTCGCCGGCGGCGCCGTGGTGGCCACCGCGACCGGCATCGGCTTCGCCCAGTCGGCGTCCGCGGCGTCGACGGCGACCGGGTATGGGATCGACTACTCCGACGCGTCGCTCACCGCCGGTTCGGTCGCCGCGGCGGGCTACGGCTTCGTGTGCCGTTACCTCAGCTGGCTGCCGAACTCGAAGGTCCTCACCCTGTCCGAGGCTCAGGCCCTGACCGCCGCGGATCTGGGCATCGTCTCCAACTGGGAGTCCGACGGGCTTCAGGACTGGCAGAGCGGCGTCCCCTCAGACCCCTACTCCCAGGGGGCCGGCCATGCCACAGAGGCGCAGCGGCAAGCGCTGGCCAACGGGATGCCGTCGTCGCGGCCGATCTACTTCAGCGTCGACTTCGACCTTCAGCCCTCGATGTACTCCGCGCTCAACTCCTACTTCGACGGCGTCGCCTCGGTGATCGGCCGGTCCCGGACCGGTGCGTACGGCGGCTACCACGTGATCGGGGAGCTCTTCGACAACGGGAAAATAGCCTGGGGCTGGCAGACGTACGCGTGGTCCGGCGGGAACTGGGACAGCCGCGCGCAGTTGCGACAGGTCCAGAACGACATCACGGTCTCCGGGCACGACGCGGACCTCGACCAGGCGATGGCCGCCGACTTCGGGCAGTGGGGCGGCACGGGCGGCGGCGGTGGAGGAGTCATCCTGCCGTCCTGGCCGAACATCACCGACGGCATGACCGGGCCCAGCGTGCAGGCGGCGCAGTATCTCCTGCGCTACCACGGTGCCTCGATCACCGCGGATGGCCAGTTCGGGTCGGGCACGCTCGCCGCGACGAAGAGTTTCCAGTCCGCGCATGGCCTCGGGGTGGATGGTCAGATCGGCCCGCAGACGTGGTCGGCGCTGATCGTCCAGGTTCAGGACGGCTCCAGCGGCGACGCCGTCCGGGCCGCCCAGGTGGAGCTGAACCGGTTCGGTTACGGCCTCACCGTCGACGGCAACTTCGGCTCGGGCACTGTCAGCGCCGCCCGGGCTTTCCAGTCCGCGCACAGCCTGGGTGCGGACGGCCAGGTTGGACCGCAGACCTGGCAGATGCTCGTGGGCACCGGGAACGGCGCCTCGGGCGGTAGCACGGTCGCACCGCCCTGGCCGAACGTCATCGACGGCGACACCGGGAACAACGTGCTGGCCGCGCAGTACCTGCTGCGCTACCACGGTGCCTCGATCACCGCGGATGGCCAGTTCGGGTCGGCCACCCTTGCCGCGGCCAAGAGCTTCCAGTCCGCGCACGGCCTCGGGGTGGACGGTCAGATTGGCCCGCAGACGTGGTCGGCGCTGATCGTCCAGGTCCAGGACGGCTCCAGCGGCGACGCCGTGCGCGCCGCCCAGGTGGAGCTGAACAAGTTCGGCTACGGCCTTGCTGTCGACGGCAGTTTCGGCGCCGGCACTGTCAGCGCCGCCCGGGCTTTCCAGTCCGCGCACGGGCTGGGCGTGGACGGCCAGGTGGGACCGCAGACCTGGCAGATGCTCGTCGGCAGCTGA
- a CDS encoding metal-dependent hydrolase, whose protein sequence is MVHLIVASRVGTQIGAYLDDTYLEQVDTRVIAVGETGGAPWAAVEHCLFHPQGGGQPADRGWLGDAEVVPVRERESGLVVATAAKGGGLPDLAVGEWVRARIDPQARMLHAALHTAGHLVEAVGRTQGWEMVGSIHFPGQARIEFRAPHADARLADPDGREEVTAELRAAVAAAVADDLPVFARYLPDGRRVVHLDALHSAPCGGTHVRSLGDLADVVLPTLKVKKGRIRVSYTATHRSR, encoded by the coding sequence ATGGTTCATTTGATCGTGGCTTCTCGGGTCGGCACACAGATCGGCGCCTACCTCGACGACACGTACCTGGAGCAGGTCGATACGCGGGTGATCGCGGTCGGCGAGACGGGCGGGGCGCCCTGGGCGGCCGTGGAGCACTGTCTGTTTCATCCGCAGGGTGGGGGACAGCCTGCCGACCGCGGGTGGTTGGGGGATGCGGAGGTAGTTCCCGTTCGGGAGCGGGAGTCGGGGCTGGTTGTGGCTACGGCGGCCAAGGGCGGCGGTCTGCCGGACCTCGCGGTGGGGGAGTGGGTGCGCGCCCGGATCGATCCGCAGGCCCGGATGCTGCATGCCGCGCTGCACACGGCCGGGCATCTCGTCGAGGCGGTCGGGCGGACGCAGGGGTGGGAGATGGTCGGGAGTATTCACTTTCCCGGTCAGGCTCGGATCGAGTTCCGGGCGCCGCACGCGGACGCGCGGCTGGCCGACCCGGACGGGCGGGAGGAAGTGACCGCCGAGCTGCGCGCCGCCGTGGCGGCCGCGGTCGCCGACGATCTGCCGGTCTTCGCGCGGTACCTCCCCGACGGGCGGCGCGTGGTGCATCTCGACGCGCTGCACTCCGCGCCCTGTGGCGGCACGCATGTGCGCAGCCTCGGCGACCTCGCCGACGTGGTGCTGCCGACCCTGAAGGTCAAGAAGGGCCGTATCCGCGTGTCCTACACCGCGACCCACCGGAGCCGATGA